In Heyndrickxia vini, the sequence AAGCAATGATTGTGACAATTCCACCTACAAATGAACCAATTGCAGCAATAGACAGAGCACTGCCCGCTCTCCCCTTTTTTGCCATTTGATAGCCGTCCAATGTTGTAACGACCGAGGAAGATTCACCGGGAGTATTTAAAAGAATAGATGTCGTTGAACCTCCATACATCGCACCATAATAAACACCCGCAAGTAGGATGATCGCACTGGTAGCAGCAGTTTCTGGAGGAAGTCCGCCAGTAATCGATGCCGTAACCGGAATCAATAACGCCACACCACTCATAGGACCAATTCCCGGGAGCACCCCAACAGCTGTCCCAATTAATACACCTACAAATGCAAATAAAATATTATACCAAGTCAATGCCGTCTCAAATCCATGTAACAAATAATCCAATGTACCCATCATGCAGCTCCTCCTTTCCTACGAAAACCAAATTGGCCATCCCGGAAGTGTTCCTTTTAAAAGTCCTACGAAAAGGTAATAGACAGCCCCAGAAAATCCTGCCGATATAATAATTGAGGTAATCCATTTCTTTCGTTCCATCGTCTGAAAACAAACAAAAAGAAATAAAAATGTTGTAATAACATATCCAATCGTTTCCAACGTTAATATGTAAATGAGTGTTGCCGCGAAAATAATCAAAAATGGTTTATATTGCAGCACTTGTTTATTCCCTTGACTTTGTGTTCGAAGTGTTTCATAAAATAAACGAATACTTAATAAGGAAAGTATAATACCGAGAATAAAAGGAAAAATATCAGGCCCCACTTTACTGCCATATGAGGAGCTGGCAAGATGCTTACTTCCAATCATAAATAACACACCCACAGTCAGAAACAAAACAGCAGCAATACGATCAAATTTAATGCTCATTTGCAAATCTCCCTTCTGCAAGAATAATATGAAGGCTGGCTCATCGTAATCTGTCCCTTGAATCAAACTTACTTGTATTTGATCACGATGTGAGTCAGCCTCTTTTTGCTTATATTACTTTTGCATACCTAATGCTTCTAATAGTTGTTGTACTTGTGTTTCTTGTTCACCTAAAAATTTCTTAAATTCCTCGCTATTTTTATATTGCATTTCCCAACCTTGCGTTTCGACTTCTTTCTTCCATTCTGGAGATTCAACTAGCTTGCCAATTGTTTTCTCCCAATATGCCTTCGCTTCGTCGGACATTTTCTCTGGACCAAACACACCGCGCCAAATTGTAAATTCTGCGTCTACTCCTTGTTCTGTAGCTGTTGGAATATCTTTGAAATCTCCTGCTAATCGTTCAGGTGAAGTAATAGCTAATACACGAACTTTACCCGCCTTTAAAAATTCCTTCACACTTGAAGCATCTGTTCCAATAACATCAGCATTTCCACCAAGCAAAGCAGTTATTGCTTCTCCGCCTCCATCATAAGAAACATATTTGACCTTCGTCGGATCTACACCGTATTTGAAAGCAGGAAGAATGGAGACTAAGTGGTCCATTGATCCTGGTGCTGATCCACCAGCAAAAGTGAGTTTGCTAGGATCCTTCTTTACTTCTTCTAGAACGGATTTCAAATCTTTAAATTTAGAATCCGCTTTTACAACTATCGCTCCATAATCTTTCGTCAACTGTGCTAATGGTGTTGTATTTTTATAACCAAAAGGACTATTTCCTTCTTTTTTCAAATTATTGATAATGATTGGAGGAGAACTCACAAATAACATATCATTATTATTTTTCTGTTGGGTTGCGTATTCTGCCATGAAGACAGCTCCCCCGCCCCCGGGCTTATTCTCGACTGTCATCGGAACTTCGACGAGCTTCGTCTCGCTTAATACTTTTGTGAATGAACGTGCAGTTAAATCCCATCCACCACCTGCACCAGAAGGGGCTACAACCGAAATGGTTTTCTTCGGATAGCCTGTATTTTCCTTTTTCTTGCCAGTGCCCGAGGCATCATCGCTGCTGCATGCACCTAGACTTAAGGCCAGAGCACCTGCACAAAGAAGCGCTGAAATTTTTTTCACTTTTAACATATAAATCCCCCTTGAAAACGTTTTCTAAATTTTATAATAAAGTCATCATTTATTTTGATTAATCATTTAAAAAGCATTAAAAACATAAGTCCTATTTTGTTCATAAAATACACAGAAAGTTGCAAATAAACTTATGATCAAAAAGACACTTACCTTGTTTTTTCCCTTTGATGTACCTCCAAACTGCTTTATGAGACACTTTCTTTGCCTTTTTTTCCCTCTGATGTACCTCAAAACTGCTCCATGAGGTACTTCCTTTGCCTTTTTTTCCCTCTGATGTACCTCCAAACTGCTCCATGAGGCACTTCCTTTGCCTTTTTTCCCACTAATGTACCTCCAAACTGCTCTATGAGGAACTTCCTTTGCTGTTTTTCCCTCTGATGTTCCTCCAAACTACGCTCTATGAGGCACTTCCTTTGCTATAAAAAAAAGAAGAGTTTAGAAGCTCTTCTTTTCGAACGATTGTATTTAAAGTGTCTATTTAAGCAGATATTCGCGAGCGCATCATTTTTCGGAGTTCCCACTGTTTTAACCCTCTAAAAAGTGTAGGTAGAACAATACAAACGACGAGTACACGAAGCACTTGAACGACGACGACAAAAGTGGAGTCTGCATCAAGAACAGCAGATGTCGTTGCCATTTCAGCAATCCCACCAGGGGCAAAGGCCAACATTGAAGTGATAAAAGAAATACCTGTAATGATGGAAACAAAATAGGCACAAACAAGCATCGAAAAAATCAACCCAATAGTTGTTAAAAGTGAGACCCACATTGTTTTTCCAATACCCGTGAGCATCTCTTTATTGAAACGTGATCCAATACTTGAAGCAATAAAAATTTGCGATAAAATAATGGCACTATGAGGCCACCAGGCAATCAAATCGTGACCAATAATGGTAGAACTCAAAGTTTGCAAACAACCAACCCCCAGCATTCCGCCAACTAACCAAGGGGCCGGAAACTTCAAGTGTTTTCCAATATAGTAGCCACCCCATACTCCAAATGCTAGAATCAAAGTCCATAAGAGATGACTCCATTCAAATCCAGGAACGACCCCGGGAGAGGCAACATGACTATTTACCA encodes:
- a CDS encoding AbrB family transcriptional regulator, with protein sequence MKRKALFQSIYFMIISCIGGLVLSLAGLSIGWMIGTLLAAAILSYKRPAFLKIPSGQKGIPSYWLRIGQIILAIELGQKINLSVVHTFKEHWLVILVMLFLSIIFALLSGLVLWKYSHTDMITSFFGTSPGGLSAMPSIAEEVGANTIVVTIIQTMRVFLVVLTIPLFASTWSHLPANGGMVNSHVASPGVVPGFEWSHLLWTLILAFGVWGGYYIGKHLKFPAPWLVGGMLGVGCLQTLSSTIIGHDLIAWWPHSAIILSQIFIASSIGSRFNKEMLTGIGKTMWVSLLTTIGLIFSMLVCAYFVSIITGISFITSMLAFAPGGIAEMATTSAVLDADSTFVVVVQVLRVLVVCIVLPTLFRGLKQWELRKMMRSRISA
- a CDS encoding tripartite tricarboxylate transporter substrate binding protein, which codes for MLKVKKISALLCAGALALSLGACSSDDASGTGKKKENTGYPKKTISVVAPSGAGGGWDLTARSFTKVLSETKLVEVPMTVENKPGGGGAVFMAEYATQQKNNNDMLFVSSPPIIINNLKKEGNSPFGYKNTTPLAQLTKDYGAIVVKADSKFKDLKSVLEEVKKDPSKLTFAGGSAPGSMDHLVSILPAFKYGVDPTKVKYVSYDGGGEAITALLGGNADVIGTDASSVKEFLKAGKVRVLAITSPERLAGDFKDIPTATEQGVDAEFTIWRGVFGPEKMSDEAKAYWEKTIGKLVESPEWKKEVETQGWEMQYKNSEEFKKFLGEQETQVQQLLEALGMQK
- a CDS encoding tripartite tricarboxylate transporter TctB family protein, with product MSIKFDRIAAVLFLTVGVLFMIGSKHLASSSYGSKVGPDIFPFILGIILSLLSIRLFYETLRTQSQGNKQVLQYKPFLIIFAATLIYILTLETIGYVITTFLFLFVCFQTMERKKWITSIIISAGFSGAVYYLFVGLLKGTLPGWPIWFS